A DNA window from uncultured Methanoregula sp. contains the following coding sequences:
- a CDS encoding SOS response-associated peptidase — MCGRYSLVCIDDLGNRFRVHDPMLGLRSRFNVAPSQVMPVIVQREKAEMNPMQWGLIPSDTQSSAADIRPINARIETLAENPLFRNLLAHRRCLVPASGFYEWKREGHRKIPFYVHFRERPLFAFAGLYAACRDTQGKEQYTYAIITTKASGGMARIHERMPVILDFGDEEEWLNSTPLTPGDLDRFLSTTISEEMEIYPVSGRVNDPKHDNSSLIRPVNGLGM, encoded by the coding sequence GGCAACCGGTTCCGCGTCCATGATCCCATGCTCGGGCTCAGGTCCAGGTTCAATGTTGCCCCGTCCCAGGTTATGCCGGTCATCGTACAGCGTGAAAAGGCCGAGATGAACCCGATGCAGTGGGGACTCATCCCTTCTGACACGCAGTCCTCGGCGGCAGACATACGCCCGATCAATGCGCGGATAGAGACCCTTGCCGAAAACCCCCTCTTCCGGAACCTTCTTGCACACAGGCGCTGTCTCGTTCCCGCAAGCGGGTTTTATGAGTGGAAACGGGAGGGACACCGTAAGATCCCCTTTTATGTCCACTTCAGGGAAAGACCCCTCTTCGCATTCGCCGGGCTCTATGCTGCCTGCAGAGATACACAGGGAAAAGAGCAGTATACGTATGCAATCATCACCACGAAGGCCTCCGGAGGTATGGCGCGGATCCATGAGAGGATGCCGGTCATCCTGGATTTTGGGGATGAAGAGGAATGGCTGAACAGCACCCCCCTCACTCCGGGAGATCTGGACCGATTCCTTTCCACCACGATTTCAGAGGAGATGGAGATCTATCCGGTATCCGGACGGGTGAATGACCCGAAACACGATAACAGCTCACTCATCAGGCCGGTAAATGGGCTCGGGATGTAA
- a CDS encoding DNA polymerase ligase N-terminal domain-containing protein yields the protein MNALSPRRFVLHEHFSKHHHFDLRLEKDGSLASWAVPKGLPDQAGERRLAIRVEDHSLDYIGFTGTIPEGDYGAGEVRIADSGYYDTLLWTPERIEVVFHGNSLTGKYVIIRFSKAGENDWLILKAKQE from the coding sequence ATGAACGCACTCTCCCCGCGCAGGTTCGTCCTGCACGAGCATTTCAGCAAACACCATCATTTCGATCTCCGGCTCGAAAAGGACGGATCCCTTGCAAGCTGGGCGGTACCTAAAGGCCTCCCGGATCAGGCCGGGGAGCGTCGGCTTGCTATAAGGGTGGAAGATCATTCCCTGGATTACATCGGTTTTACCGGAACGATTCCCGAAGGGGATTACGGGGCCGGTGAAGTCCGGATTGCTGACAGCGGGTACTATGACACGCTCCTCTGGACTCCGGAACGGATTGAGGTGGTCTTTCATGGCAATTCCCTTACGGGAAAATATGTCATTATCCGTTTTTCAAAGGCCGGCGAAAATGACTGGTTAATTCTGAAAGCAAAGCAGGAATAA
- a CDS encoding pyridoxamine 5'-phosphate oxidase family protein, with protein MVKLTAEMKEAFSKMKVFPVATASKDGTPNVIPLGVVELIDDETIWITDNFMNKSLSNLRVNPKIAIYIWGPEIKGCFQIKGVTSIRNSGKEYEEMKEKINKKNPALPARSLVIVKITEVFECKPGPTAGSKII; from the coding sequence ATGGTAAAACTGACTGCAGAGATGAAAGAGGCCTTCTCAAAGATGAAGGTATTTCCGGTTGCAACCGCTTCCAAAGACGGAACCCCGAACGTTATTCCCCTCGGCGTTGTTGAGCTGATCGATGACGAGACCATCTGGATCACGGACAATTTCATGAACAAGAGCCTCTCGAACCTGCGGGTGAACCCGAAGATTGCCATCTACATCTGGGGCCCGGAGATCAAGGGATGTTTCCAGATCAAGGGTGTCACTTCGATCAGGAACAGCGGCAAGGAGTACGAGGAGATGAAGGAGAAGATCAACAAGAAGAATCCGGCCCTCCCCGCCCGGTCGCTTGTTATTGTCAAGATCACCGAAGTCTTCGAATGCAAGCCCGGCCCGACCGCCGGATCGAAGATTATCTGA
- a CDS encoding PAS domain S-box protein, with translation MKTISPQKTLGLSVIALLTIGIVLLSIFSLKNGYYNIFPYFYILPILILAYFQPRYAVYFTVLLGWVFLGLVSLYGPADIQLYAASVAFFYIFVSLGIIISAYSSQLLQERKYREIFENSQAGILTFEAESQKIREVNAHSAEILGHTPDELKQQHFSSLMLDVEQESRFMKSIRQDEKITDMEIALRRKDRTVVWVMLTAALTKDGNVICSLVDITERRRNKDELIESELRYRTLFDGASDAIFLHDIDGRIYETNIIATRYLGYTKKELMKMRLHDLDADPEHFLDPKTVESFQARGHMLYDRVMKRKDGSTIPVEISSRITEYFGMPAVMSTVRDISERREC, from the coding sequence ATGAAGACCATCTCCCCTCAAAAGACCCTCGGGCTCTCAGTGATTGCTCTGCTCACGATAGGTATCGTGCTCCTCTCGATCTTCTCCTTAAAAAACGGGTATTACAATATATTTCCCTATTTCTACATCCTGCCCATCCTGATCCTTGCGTATTTTCAGCCCCGCTACGCCGTGTATTTCACGGTCCTCCTAGGCTGGGTCTTCCTCGGGCTTGTAAGCCTGTACGGGCCTGCCGATATCCAGCTCTATGCGGCAAGTGTGGCGTTCTTCTACATCTTTGTCTCCCTTGGGATCATAATCTCTGCTTACTCAAGCCAGCTCCTCCAGGAGCGGAAATACCGGGAGATCTTTGAGAATTCCCAGGCCGGTATCCTCACCTTCGAAGCCGAGTCCCAGAAGATCCGCGAGGTCAATGCCCATTCGGCCGAGATCCTCGGCCACACCCCCGATGAACTCAAACAGCAGCATTTTTCATCGCTTATGCTCGACGTGGAACAGGAGTCCCGGTTCATGAAGAGCATCCGGCAGGACGAGAAGATCACCGATATGGAGATAGCCCTCCGGAGGAAGGACCGGACGGTTGTCTGGGTGATGCTGACCGCTGCCCTGACAAAAGACGGTAACGTGATCTGTTCCCTTGTTGACATCACCGAAAGGAGGCGCAACAAGGACGAGCTCATCGAATCCGAACTCCGCTACCGGACCCTCTTTGACGGGGCGAGCGATGCTATCTTCCTCCATGACATCGACGGCAGGATCTATGAGACCAATATCATCGCAACCCGGTACCTGGGCTATACCAAGAAGGAGCTGATGAAGATGCGGCTCCACGACCTGGATGCAGATCCCGAGCATTTTCTCGACCCTAAGACGGTTGAATCCTTCCAGGCACGGGGTCACATGCTGTATGACCGGGTTATGAAGAGGAAGGACGGATCCACGATTCCTGTTGAGATAAGCAGCAGGATAACCGAATATTTCGGTATGCCTGCCGTCATGAGCACCGTGCGGGACATATCGGAACGCAGGGAGTGCTGA
- a CDS encoding DUF169 domain-containing protein, with the protein MTTAMKIPISYPETAEVLKKYLKLRGSPVAFRFARKKEEIPAGMEKLDKTIRHCSMVGLARNEGRIFYALAENHECNGGAWSLGLKEITETLKSGDFYYRLGKFESSAACKRTIDRVAHLETGETYATLYAPLEKTPFDPQVVLIIATPWAMLKLSQSSLFRTGGRLNAEFAGIQSVCADTCAQTYLNGHVNFSLGCDGSRKFSGIEDGEMVMGIPAELLPELTEALKVVAAAPGSK; encoded by the coding sequence ATGACAACTGCAATGAAGATCCCGATATCCTACCCGGAAACCGCTGAAGTTCTCAAGAAGTATCTCAAACTGCGAGGCTCACCGGTTGCATTCCGGTTTGCCCGGAAAAAAGAGGAGATCCCGGCCGGTATGGAGAAACTCGACAAGACCATCCGGCACTGTTCGATGGTAGGCCTTGCAAGAAACGAGGGCCGCATATTCTATGCGCTGGCAGAGAACCATGAATGTAACGGGGGTGCCTGGTCGCTCGGGCTCAAAGAGATAACAGAGACCCTCAAGAGCGGGGATTTCTATTATCGTCTGGGCAAGTTCGAGAGCTCGGCAGCCTGCAAGCGGACGATCGACCGGGTCGCCCATCTTGAGACCGGCGAAACCTATGCAACCCTGTATGCCCCTCTCGAAAAAACTCCCTTCGACCCGCAGGTTGTCCTGATCATTGCAACCCCCTGGGCGATGCTGAAACTCTCCCAGAGTTCCCTCTTCCGTACAGGCGGCCGCCTCAATGCGGAATTTGCCGGCATCCAGTCGGTCTGTGCTGATACCTGTGCACAGACGTATCTCAACGGCCATGTGAACTTCTCGCTCGGATGTGACGGGTCGCGGAAGTTCTCGGGCATTGAGGATGGCGAGATGGTGATGGGTATCCCGGCAGAGCTCCTTCCCGAACTGACAGAAGCGCTCAAAGTTGTTGCTGCAGCACCAGGATCCAAATAA
- the thiM gene encoding hydroxyethylthiazole kinase — translation MKAKQLFDLFTLVREKHPLVHHITNYVTVNDCANITMCAGGAPVMADAPEEVVEMAGVAGALVLNIGTLNAAQVESMILAGGMANDRKIPVILDPVGAGATGFRTKTAERLLSELKISILKGNAGEIGVLAGSGGNVRGVDSHGMSGDPVAVAREFARAENITVVASGATDIVTDGKRVLLVKNGHPMMGSISGTGCMAASVTGVFAAESSDPVLASATALAAFGLAGERAAAIARGPFTFKTALFDEMALLTPADLASGFRISSPE, via the coding sequence ATGAAAGCAAAACAGCTGTTCGATCTTTTCACACTTGTGCGTGAGAAGCACCCGCTTGTCCATCATATCACGAATTACGTCACGGTCAACGACTGTGCCAATATCACCATGTGTGCCGGTGGTGCGCCCGTCATGGCGGATGCCCCCGAGGAAGTAGTGGAGATGGCCGGTGTTGCAGGAGCGCTTGTCCTGAACATCGGGACGCTCAATGCAGCCCAGGTGGAGTCCATGATCCTTGCCGGGGGTATGGCAAACGACCGGAAGATTCCCGTCATCCTCGATCCCGTGGGTGCCGGGGCAACGGGGTTCCGGACAAAAACTGCCGAGCGTCTCCTCTCAGAACTGAAAATCTCGATTCTCAAGGGAAATGCCGGCGAGATCGGTGTTCTTGCCGGCTCAGGGGGAAATGTGCGGGGTGTCGACTCCCATGGCATGTCCGGTGACCCGGTTGCCGTTGCCCGGGAATTTGCCCGCGCAGAAAACATCACGGTTGTAGCAAGCGGGGCAACGGATATCGTCACCGACGGAAAACGGGTTCTGCTCGTAAAGAACGGCCACCCCATGATGGGCAGCATCTCCGGCACCGGCTGTATGGCAGCATCCGTTACCGGTGTCTTTGCGGCAGAATCATCGGATCCCGTTCTTGCATCGGCAACAGCACTGGCTGCATTCGGGCTTGCTGGTGAACGGGCGGCGGCGATTGCCAGGGGGCCGTTCACGTTCAAGACTGCACTCTTCGATGAGATGGCCCTGCTCACTCCCGCAGATCTTGCCTCCGGTTTCCGGATCTCGTCCCCTGAATGA
- the thiE gene encoding thiamine phosphate synthase: MNYDLYVITDETISGGRSHPEIARLAVAGGATVIQLRDKSRQSGELISIGRELREITRAGGAGFIINDYPDVALACGADGVHLGQGDLSPAVVRQHVPPGFIIGVSIGNQDEALKAEQDGADYIALSPTFSTGSKPDAGPGRGCGMLADICRHVSIPVIAIGGIGPSNIPDVIHAGAEGIAVISAVVARPDIPGAARDLAAMVASEKQKRRS, encoded by the coding sequence ATGAATTACGACCTGTACGTTATCACGGATGAGACAATCTCCGGCGGGCGTTCTCATCCCGAGATTGCCCGGCTTGCCGTTGCCGGGGGAGCAACGGTTATCCAGCTACGGGACAAGAGCCGGCAGAGCGGTGAGCTCATATCGATAGGTCGTGAACTGAGGGAGATCACCCGGGCCGGAGGAGCCGGTTTTATCATCAACGACTATCCGGATGTAGCTCTTGCCTGCGGGGCTGACGGCGTTCATCTCGGGCAGGGGGATCTCAGTCCTGCCGTTGTACGGCAGCATGTCCCCCCGGGTTTTATCATCGGGGTCTCGATCGGGAACCAGGATGAGGCCTTGAAAGCCGAACAGGACGGGGCGGATTATATTGCCCTCAGCCCGACGTTCTCCACGGGCTCAAAACCGGATGCAGGCCCCGGTCGCGGCTGCGGGATGCTTGCGGATATCTGTCGGCATGTATCAATTCCTGTCATTGCCATCGGCGGGATAGGGCCTTCGAACATTCCTGATGTGATCCACGCCGGCGCAGAGGGGATTGCGGTCATATCAGCCGTTGTTGCCAGGCCGGATATTCCAGGTGCTGCAAGAGATCTTGCCGCGATGGTGGCGTCCGAGAAGCAAAAGAGGCGATCATGA
- a CDS encoding ion transporter, protein MGTDIQKKVYEILESPNGESPAGLFISRALLFLILANVIAAVLETDGVIFHTYGRVLDIIAIFSVFIFVAEYILRVWCCTQNPAYGSPVIGRLRYMATPTALIDLFVVLPFFILPFVASPWLHSFIRFFRIFWILKIGHYTRTLGTFFRVFKAKKEEIFIAFFVMLVLLVIGSALIFLAEHDAQPTKFSSVLASMWWGIETMATIGYGDMVPVTPMGKVIASFVALVGIGLFALPAGLLASGFIDEYNKKNCDKEKTCPNVCPHCGKEIDDLLKEKDP, encoded by the coding sequence ATGGGAACCGATATACAAAAAAAAGTGTATGAAATCCTGGAAAGTCCAAACGGGGAGTCACCTGCAGGTCTTTTCATATCCCGGGCTTTACTTTTTCTTATCCTTGCCAATGTCATTGCTGCCGTCCTTGAGACGGATGGCGTTATCTTCCATACATATGGCCGGGTTCTCGACATTATTGCCATTTTCTCGGTGTTTATCTTTGTTGCAGAATATATTCTCCGCGTCTGGTGCTGTACCCAGAATCCTGCATACGGATCACCCGTTATCGGCCGGCTCAGGTACATGGCAACCCCCACTGCGCTTATCGATCTCTTCGTTGTCCTGCCATTCTTCATCCTCCCCTTTGTTGCTTCCCCGTGGCTCCATTCGTTCATAAGGTTCTTCCGTATATTCTGGATCCTGAAGATCGGGCATTACACGCGGACACTCGGAACCTTTTTCAGGGTCTTTAAAGCAAAAAAAGAAGAGATATTCATTGCTTTTTTTGTCATGCTGGTCCTGCTCGTCATTGGATCTGCACTCATCTTCCTGGCGGAACATGATGCCCAGCCCACAAAATTCTCAAGTGTACTTGCGTCCATGTGGTGGGGTATCGAAACCATGGCAACGATAGGATATGGCGACATGGTGCCGGTCACCCCGATGGGAAAAGTTATTGCCAGTTTTGTTGCCCTTGTCGGGATCGGATTGTTTGCCCTGCCTGCTGGACTTCTTGCGTCAGGGTTCATTGATGAATACAACAAGAAGAACTGTGACAAAGAAAAAACCTGCCCGAACGTCTGCCCGCACTGCGGCAAAGAGATCGATGACCTGCTCAAGGAAAAGGATCCCTGA
- a CDS encoding aminotransferase class V-fold PLP-dependent enzyme: MREPPVKKILYWCEHCNIPLVAKSCACGQDGKKIELLQPYDLRPALRADADLIRSLIQKSFGPVPLAKILLLNKTGGVDRSDLVIMNGERFGWLTFDPVERAFSLDITPEALPFLVSHATKGIVDLDLHTDIRREQGRIGGKRIPLKTALPGGTVIVRYKGKYGTGMVKDGSIKVKELIPVVPSTPRNPGWDEVIEKNRYHLKNLERNAVRAIKQHISDRPTANVSFSGGKDSTAVLHLARKAGITKAFFIDTNLEFPETLEFVRSQGVEIIEKAGDFWQAVEKAGPPGKDNRWCCKFQKLRPLKLYLAGIGPCITIQGNRWYESWNRATLEETSQNPDNPLQLNMSPIRNWRALEVFLYLWWQKAAMNPLYEEGIERIGCYLCPAMLESEYEMIRRSHPEYARRWDAFVESWADKKGLPDAYCRFGLWRWRELPPKMRELCRAKGIPLNADNTLHAEPGKERKKKTPEITTEIRSEPKMETGITGKPADRLDAEAIRRDFPLLSDIIYLDNAATSLSPEPVIQSMIEFERNYRANVGRGVHRLTQIASQRYWHAHEKVSEFIGGREGMTVFTRNTTESINMVAQGLLWKSGDRVVSTILEHHSNLLPWYHLDRRGVATDIIGIGDNYALDLAALEAAITDTTRLVAVTHASNVLGVITPIREIAKICHDRGVLLLVDMAQTVPHMPVDVSRLGCDFCAFSGHKMLGPTGTGVLWMKEPVIEPLLLGGGIVEDVTGTGYVLSDGYQRYEAGTGNIAGGIGLGVAVDYLKKAGMDRIRDHELALTTRVVEGLRRFDRVHLYSPERPEERVGVVSFTIDGIHPHEIAQRVDEMADIMIRSGHHCCIPLMRSLGLPDGTARVSLGPYNTESDVDLFLATIEEILR; encoded by the coding sequence ATGCGCGAGCCGCCGGTGAAAAAGATCCTCTACTGGTGTGAACACTGCAATATCCCTCTTGTTGCAAAGAGCTGCGCGTGCGGTCAGGACGGGAAGAAGATCGAACTCCTCCAGCCTTATGATCTCCGCCCCGCCCTGAGAGCAGATGCAGATCTCATCCGGTCACTCATCCAGAAGAGTTTCGGCCCCGTCCCGCTTGCGAAGATCCTCCTCCTGAACAAGACCGGGGGGGTTGACCGGTCCGATCTCGTGATTATGAACGGCGAACGGTTTGGCTGGCTCACGTTCGATCCGGTTGAGCGGGCATTCAGTCTCGATATCACGCCCGAAGCCCTCCCGTTTCTCGTATCTCATGCAACAAAAGGGATCGTGGATCTCGATCTCCACACGGATATCCGTCGGGAGCAGGGCCGTATTGGCGGGAAACGCATACCCCTCAAAACCGCACTCCCGGGCGGGACCGTCATTGTCCGGTACAAAGGCAAATACGGGACCGGCATGGTAAAAGACGGCTCGATCAAGGTCAAGGAACTCATCCCGGTTGTGCCGTCAACTCCCAGAAATCCCGGCTGGGATGAGGTTATCGAGAAGAACCGGTATCATCTCAAGAACCTTGAACGCAACGCGGTCAGGGCGATAAAACAGCACATCTCTGACCGGCCCACCGCAAATGTTTCGTTCTCAGGTGGAAAAGACAGCACGGCCGTCCTCCACCTTGCCCGCAAGGCCGGGATCACGAAGGCATTTTTTATTGACACCAATCTTGAATTTCCCGAGACCCTTGAGTTTGTCCGGTCCCAGGGCGTTGAGATCATTGAAAAGGCCGGCGATTTCTGGCAGGCGGTCGAGAAAGCCGGCCCCCCCGGGAAGGATAACCGCTGGTGCTGCAAGTTCCAGAAGCTGCGTCCCCTTAAACTCTATCTTGCCGGGATCGGACCCTGCATCACGATACAGGGAAACCGGTGGTATGAATCCTGGAACCGGGCAACGCTGGAGGAGACCAGCCAGAACCCGGACAACCCGCTACAACTCAACATGTCGCCGATCCGGAACTGGCGGGCACTGGAAGTGTTCCTGTACCTGTGGTGGCAGAAGGCAGCAATGAACCCGCTGTACGAGGAGGGCATCGAGCGGATCGGGTGTTACCTCTGTCCTGCGATGCTCGAGAGCGAATACGAGATGATCCGGCGGTCGCACCCGGAGTATGCCCGGCGCTGGGATGCATTCGTGGAATCCTGGGCTGATAAGAAGGGGCTGCCGGATGCCTACTGCCGGTTCGGCCTCTGGCGCTGGAGAGAACTTCCCCCCAAGATGCGGGAACTCTGCCGGGCTAAGGGCATACCGCTCAATGCAGACAATACACTGCACGCGGAACCCGGAAAGGAACGGAAGAAGAAGACCCCGGAAATAACAACAGAGATCAGGAGCGAACCAAAGATGGAGACGGGCATTACCGGAAAACCGGCAGACCGGCTGGATGCCGAGGCGATCCGCAGGGATTTCCCCCTGCTGTCAGATATCATTTACCTTGACAATGCGGCAACGAGTCTTTCACCGGAGCCGGTCATACAATCCATGATTGAGTTTGAGCGGAACTACCGGGCAAATGTCGGGCGGGGTGTTCACCGCCTTACCCAGATAGCTTCCCAGCGGTACTGGCATGCCCACGAGAAAGTTTCCGAGTTTATCGGTGGCAGAGAAGGGATGACTGTCTTTACCCGGAACACCACCGAATCCATCAACATGGTAGCCCAGGGCCTTTTATGGAAATCAGGCGATCGCGTAGTATCCACGATTCTTGAACATCATTCCAACCTGCTGCCCTGGTATCACCTGGACCGCCGGGGTGTTGCAACGGACATCATCGGGATCGGGGACAATTATGCTCTCGACCTCGCAGCGCTGGAAGCTGCTATAACCGATACCACCCGTCTCGTTGCAGTAACGCACGCCTCAAACGTGCTCGGGGTCATCACTCCCATCCGCGAGATTGCAAAGATATGCCATGACCGCGGCGTCCTGCTGCTCGTGGATATGGCCCAGACCGTCCCGCATATGCCGGTCGATGTCTCCCGTCTCGGCTGCGACTTCTGTGCATTCTCGGGCCACAAGATGCTGGGCCCCACCGGCACCGGCGTGCTCTGGATGAAAGAGCCGGTCATCGAACCCCTGCTCCTCGGGGGAGGCATAGTTGAGGATGTGACGGGAACCGGTTACGTCCTCTCTGACGGATACCAGCGTTACGAGGCAGGCACCGGCAACATAGCCGGTGGCATCGGCCTCGGGGTTGCCGTCGATTACCTGAAAAAAGCGGGCATGGATCGGATCCGGGATCATGAACTGGCCCTTACAACCCGGGTTGTCGAAGGTCTCCGCAGGTTCGACCGGGTACACCTGTATTCTCCGGAGAGGCCGGAAGAGCGGGTGGGCGTTGTCTCGTTTACAATCGATGGGATCCATCCCCACGAGATTGCACAAAGGGTTGACGAGATGGCCGACATCATGATCCGGTCCGGCCACCACTGCTGCATCCCGCTCATGCGATCGCTTGGCCTCCCCGACGGGACTGCACGGGTGAGCCTTGGTCCCTACAATACTGAAAGCGATGTTGATCTCTTCCTCGCAACCATTGAAGAGATCCTGCGGTGA